A section of the Halostella salina genome encodes:
- a CDS encoding AbrB/MazE/SpoVT family DNA-binding domain-containing protein, with protein sequence MATEDAPEETTVSDRGMVTIPASFRRRLDIEPGDKLRWDIDEDGDLAVEVVRQRYGAFEDDDMKAPLGGDGLDTHDVAGHEDDPAFAEDI encoded by the coding sequence ATGGCAACCGAGGACGCCCCCGAGGAAACCACGGTCAGCGACCGGGGGATGGTGACTATCCCGGCGTCGTTCCGCCGTCGGCTCGACATCGAACCCGGCGACAAGCTTCGCTGGGATATCGACGAGGACGGGGATCTCGCCGTGGAAGTCGTCCGACAGCGATACGGAGCGTTCGAGGACGACGACATGAAAGCGCCGCTGGGTGGCGACGGCCTCGACACACACGACGTAGCCGGGCACGAGGACGACCCCGCGTTCGCGGAGGACATCTGA
- the coxB gene encoding cytochrome c oxidase subunit II, with product MPVRFRRAALATLAAAGLLTLFVAPAAAQSVNRELIDDLNTQLLYVALPLTVFVEVILIYAVVRFRDNETPKPTIDSPPLEVTWTIATAIILLFVGVSAYVVLTSPYISTANDEVGPTDERVHALGYQWGWQFTYPEANVTTQDLLVIPAERNVSVGVTSADVLHSLFVPELGVKQDAFPGKNTTIRTYATETGTYRAYCTEICGAGHSRMRADVVVVDNETYREWLAAHEGETGVTAAPGEGGNETAANATPAQSLGVSVQRS from the coding sequence ATGCCGGTCCGCTTCCGACGCGCCGCGCTCGCGACACTCGCCGCGGCCGGGCTGCTGACGCTGTTCGTCGCGCCGGCGGCGGCCCAGTCGGTAAACCGGGAACTGATCGACGACCTCAACACGCAACTGCTGTACGTCGCGCTCCCGCTGACGGTGTTCGTCGAGGTGATCCTCATCTACGCCGTGGTGCGGTTCCGGGACAACGAGACCCCGAAGCCGACCATCGACTCGCCGCCGCTGGAGGTCACCTGGACCATCGCGACGGCGATCATCCTCCTGTTCGTCGGCGTCTCGGCGTACGTCGTGCTCACCAGCCCGTACATCTCGACGGCGAACGACGAGGTCGGCCCGACCGACGAGCGGGTCCACGCGCTCGGCTACCAGTGGGGCTGGCAGTTCACCTACCCCGAGGCGAACGTCACGACACAGGACCTGCTCGTGATCCCTGCCGAGCGGAACGTGAGCGTCGGGGTGACTTCCGCGGACGTGTTGCACTCGCTGTTCGTCCCGGAGCTGGGGGTCAAGCAGGACGCCTTCCCCGGGAAGAACACGACGATCCGAACCTACGCGACCGAGACCGGCACCTACCGCGCGTACTGCACCGAGATCTGTGGCGCGGGGCACTCGCGGATGCGTGCCGACGTGGTCGTCGTCGACAACGAAACCTACCGCGAGTGGCTGGCCGCCCACGAGGGCGAGACGGGCGTGACCGCCGCGCCCGGCGAAGGGGGCAACGAAACCGCCGCGAATGCGACGCCGGCGCAGTCGCTCGGCGTCAGCGTCCAGCGAAGCTAG
- the uvrB gene encoding excinuclease ABC subunit UvrB: protein MSDANSGPLSPDRPDRERPFRVDAPFDPAGDQPEAIEQLAEGYRQGMDRQTLLGVTGSGKTNTVSWVIEEIQQPTLVIAHNKTLAAQLYEEFRELFPDNAVEYFVSYYDYYQPEAYVEQTDTFIDKDASINDEIDRLRHSATRSLLTRDDVIVVASVSAIYGLGDPSNYVDMSLRLETGQTIDRDDLLGQLVDLNYERNDVDFTQGTFRVRGDTVEIYPMYGRYAVRVEFWGDEIDRMVKIDPLEGEVKSEEPAVLVHPAEHYSIPEERLERAMEEIREDLDSRISYFDRKGDAVAAQRIEERTTFDLEMMQETGYCSGIENYSVYLADREPGDPPYTLLDYFPDDFLTVIDESHQTIPQIKGQYEGDKSRKDSLVENGFRLPTAYDNRPLTFEEFEDRVDQTMYVSATPGDYEREHSDQVVEQIVRPTHLVDPEVEVADATGQVDDLMDRIDERVERDERTLVTTLTKRMAEDLTEYLEEAGVDVAYMHDETDTLERHELIRSLRLGEIDVLVGINLLREGLDIPEVSLVAILDADQEGFLRSETTLVQTMGRAARNVNGEVVLYADERSAAMERAIEETRRRREIQREYNEEHGLEPTTIEKAIGETNLPGSQTDTSDVAGDGPADAEEAARRIERLEERMGEAADNLEFELAADIRDRIRELREEFDIEGDEDDGVAPEVDPEF from the coding sequence GTGAGCGACGCCAACTCCGGCCCGCTGTCACCCGACCGCCCCGACCGGGAGCGCCCGTTCCGTGTCGACGCGCCCTTCGACCCCGCGGGCGACCAGCCCGAAGCGATCGAACAGCTCGCCGAGGGGTACCGCCAGGGGATGGACCGCCAGACGCTGCTCGGCGTGACCGGCTCCGGCAAGACCAACACCGTCTCGTGGGTCATCGAGGAGATACAGCAACCGACGCTCGTCATCGCCCACAACAAGACGCTGGCGGCACAGCTGTACGAGGAGTTCCGGGAGCTGTTCCCCGACAACGCCGTCGAGTACTTCGTCTCCTACTACGACTACTACCAGCCCGAGGCCTACGTCGAGCAGACGGACACCTTCATCGACAAGGACGCCTCGATCAACGACGAGATCGACCGCCTGCGCCACTCCGCGACGCGCTCGCTGCTGACCCGTGACGACGTGATCGTCGTCGCCTCGGTCTCTGCCATCTACGGCCTCGGCGACCCGTCGAACTACGTCGACATGTCGCTGCGGCTCGAAACCGGACAGACGATCGACCGCGACGACCTGCTCGGTCAGCTGGTCGACCTGAACTACGAGCGCAACGACGTGGACTTCACGCAGGGCACGTTCCGGGTGCGGGGCGACACCGTCGAGATCTACCCGATGTACGGCCGGTACGCCGTCCGCGTGGAGTTCTGGGGCGACGAGATAGACCGCATGGTGAAGATCGACCCGCTGGAGGGCGAGGTCAAAAGCGAGGAACCCGCGGTGCTGGTCCACCCGGCTGAACACTACTCCATCCCGGAGGAGCGCCTCGAACGCGCGATGGAGGAGATCCGCGAGGACTTAGATAGCCGGATCTCCTACTTCGACCGCAAGGGCGACGCTGTCGCCGCCCAGCGCATCGAGGAGCGCACGACGTTCGACCTGGAGATGATGCAGGAGACGGGCTACTGCTCGGGCATCGAGAACTACTCCGTCTACCTCGCGGACCGCGAACCGGGCGACCCGCCGTACACCCTGCTCGACTACTTCCCCGACGACTTCCTCACCGTCATCGACGAGTCCCACCAGACGATCCCCCAGATCAAGGGCCAGTACGAGGGCGACAAGTCGCGGAAGGACTCGCTCGTCGAGAACGGCTTCCGCCTCCCGACGGCGTACGACAACCGCCCGCTCACCTTCGAGGAGTTCGAGGACCGGGTCGACCAGACGATGTACGTCTCCGCGACGCCGGGGGACTACGAGCGCGAACACAGCGACCAGGTGGTCGAACAGATCGTCCGCCCGACCCACCTCGTCGACCCCGAGGTCGAGGTCGCCGACGCGACCGGGCAGGTCGACGACCTCATGGACCGCATCGACGAGCGCGTCGAGCGCGACGAGCGCACGCTGGTGACGACGCTCACCAAGCGCATGGCCGAGGACCTCACCGAGTATCTGGAGGAGGCCGGCGTCGACGTGGCGTACATGCACGACGAGACGGACACCCTGGAACGCCACGAACTGATCCGGTCGCTCCGGCTCGGCGAGATCGACGTGCTCGTCGGCATCAACCTCCTGCGGGAAGGGCTGGACATCCCCGAGGTGAGCCTCGTCGCCATCCTCGACGCCGACCAGGAGGGCTTCCTGCGCTCGGAGACCACGCTCGTCCAGACGATGGGCCGAGCCGCCCGCAACGTCAACGGCGAGGTCGTGCTGTACGCCGACGAGCGCAGCGCCGCGATGGAGCGCGCCATCGAGGAGACCCGCCGCCGCCGCGAGATCCAGCGCGAGTACAACGAGGAGCACGGGCTGGAGCCGACCACCATCGAGAAGGCCATCGGCGAGACGAACCTCCCCGGCTCCCAGACCGACACCAGCGACGTGGCCGGCGACGGCCCCGCGGACGCCGAGGAGGCCGCCCGCCGGATCGAGCGGCTGGAGGAGCGCATGGGCGAGGCCGCCGACAACCTGGAGTTCGAACTGGCGGCGGACATCCGCGACCGCATCCGGGAACTCCGCGAGGAGTTCGACATCGAGGGCGACGAGGACGACGGCGTCGCGCCCGAGGTCGACCCCGAGTTCTGA
- a CDS encoding type II toxin-antitoxin system VapC family toxin, with protein MGVAVLDSNVLIDYKDTSATDRHERAEAIVYAIDRGTLPSARVTNYALLEALNWIHERQRHDIAVDLRTRLSESAGFELVHSAQTDFHRAVELFETYEELAFGDATIAAYMERTDVEYLYSFDDDFDVVEGITRLETPDDPFN; from the coding sequence ATGGGCGTCGCCGTCCTCGATTCCAACGTTCTCATCGACTACAAGGACACGAGCGCCACCGACCGGCACGAACGGGCGGAGGCGATCGTCTACGCCATCGACCGCGGCACGCTCCCGAGCGCCAGAGTCACGAACTATGCGCTCTTGGAGGCGCTGAACTGGATTCACGAGCGGCAGCGCCACGATATCGCGGTCGACCTGCGCACCCGCCTCTCCGAGTCGGCGGGTTTCGAGTTGGTTCACTCGGCACAGACGGACTTTCACCGCGCAGTCGAACTCTTCGAGACCTACGAGGAACTCGCGTTCGGCGACGCGACTATCGCCGCGTACATGGAGCGGACGGATGTCGAGTACCTGTACTCCTTCGACGACGATTTCGACGTGGTCGAGGGGATAACGCGACTGGAGACGCCCGACGATCCGTTCAACTGA
- a CDS encoding putative manganese transporter: protein MNEAVEVLVTSLRDGYVQVSAFVAVTVLLFGLAQYWTGGALLRYVEEHERGQPLFGALLGLTPGCGGAIVMMPLYVRGTVSFGTVVATLAATAGDAAFVIIALAPEAALYAYGIAFVAAVATGYLIDAFGVGVERVDAAVARISPATTDGGSVVHGAGPNPVPNPTHEYPTDPPTHVHDEGPDRRSAVLTPLSHAAHVAWWLAAAAALTLGVTYLLRGAPDVPLALGATFAGAFTVIGLAGSLLSLYLYAVGRHYVGEGSVGRARDSFASAYDTLVHAAMETSFVTVWVLGAYLIYEYGLLLTGADIASLAAAAGVLAPIAGAVVGLIPGCGPQIVLSTVYAEGSLPFSALTANAISQDGDALFPLLAIDKKAAIVATVYTTVPALVVGIGLHFLWGPVLGMPVFGFGVR, encoded by the coding sequence GTGAATGAAGCGGTCGAGGTGCTGGTCACCTCCCTCCGGGACGGCTACGTGCAGGTCAGCGCCTTCGTCGCCGTGACGGTGTTGCTGTTCGGACTGGCGCAGTACTGGACCGGCGGCGCGCTGCTTCGCTACGTCGAGGAGCACGAGCGGGGCCAGCCGCTGTTCGGCGCGCTGCTGGGGCTGACGCCCGGCTGTGGCGGCGCGATCGTGATGATGCCGCTGTACGTCCGCGGGACGGTCAGCTTCGGCACCGTCGTCGCGACGCTGGCCGCGACGGCGGGCGACGCCGCGTTCGTCATCATCGCGCTCGCGCCGGAGGCGGCGCTGTACGCCTACGGCATCGCCTTTGTCGCCGCGGTGGCGACGGGCTACCTGATCGACGCGTTCGGCGTCGGCGTCGAGCGGGTCGACGCGGCCGTCGCGCGGATATCTCCCGCGACGACTGACGGCGGGAGCGTCGTCCACGGGGCGGGCCCCAACCCCGTTCCGAACCCGACCCACGAGTACCCCACCGACCCGCCGACGCACGTCCACGACGAGGGGCCGGACCGCCGCTCAGCCGTCCTCACGCCGCTCTCGCACGCGGCCCACGTCGCCTGGTGGCTCGCGGCCGCCGCGGCGCTGACGCTGGGGGTCACCTACCTCCTCCGGGGCGCGCCCGACGTGCCGCTGGCGCTCGGGGCGACGTTCGCCGGCGCGTTCACCGTCATCGGCCTCGCCGGATCGCTCCTGTCGCTGTACCTCTACGCGGTCGGCCGCCACTACGTCGGCGAGGGGAGCGTCGGCCGGGCGCGCGACTCCTTTGCCTCCGCGTACGACACGCTGGTCCACGCGGCCATGGAAACGAGTTTCGTCACGGTCTGGGTGCTCGGTGCGTACCTGATCTACGAGTACGGCCTGCTCCTGACGGGCGCGGACATCGCGTCGCTCGCCGCTGCCGCGGGCGTGCTCGCGCCCATCGCGGGGGCCGTCGTCGGCCTCATTCCGGGCTGTGGCCCCCAGATCGTCCTCTCGACCGTCTACGCGGAGGGCAGCCTCCCGTTCTCGGCGCTGACGGCAAACGCCATCAGCCAGGACGGCGACGCGCTGTTCCCGCTGCTGGCCATCGACAAGAAGGCCGCCATCGTGGCGACCGTGTACACGACCGTGCCCGCGCTCGTGGTCGGCATCGGGCTCCACTTCCTGTGGGGCCCGGTGCTCGGCATGCCAGTCTTCGGGTTCGGCGTTCGCTGA
- a CDS encoding ABC transporter ATP-binding protein: MSDAPVLAARDVTLARGDRRVLDGVSVAVPPDARLLVRGASGAGKSTLFEVLGLLTAPDSGTVEVRGTDATAASERERAALRRDHLGFVFQGFRLIDDLTAYENARVPQEHAGDVDEAWLDTLFDRLGITPLADRRPPALSGGERQRVAIARALANRPSVVLADEPTGQLDPETTDDVLDTLFTVHETFDTAVLLVSHDPRLAGSFDRRFTLADGSLTPD, translated from the coding sequence GTGAGCGACGCCCCCGTGCTGGCCGCCCGCGACGTGACGCTCGCCCGCGGCGACCGGCGCGTCCTCGACGGCGTTTCGGTCGCGGTGCCGCCCGACGCCCGGCTGCTCGTCCGCGGCGCGAGCGGGGCCGGGAAGTCGACGCTGTTCGAGGTGCTGGGCCTGCTCACCGCGCCGGACAGCGGGACCGTCGAGGTCCGGGGGACCGACGCGACCGCGGCGTCCGAACGCGAACGCGCCGCGCTGCGGCGCGACCACCTCGGGTTCGTGTTCCAGGGGTTCCGGCTCATCGACGACCTCACGGCCTACGAGAACGCGCGCGTCCCGCAGGAACACGCCGGCGACGTGGACGAGGCGTGGCTCGACACGCTGTTCGACCGGCTCGGGATCACCCCGCTTGCCGACAGGCGGCCGCCGGCGCTGTCCGGCGGCGAGCGCCAGCGGGTCGCCATCGCACGCGCGCTCGCCAACCGGCCGAGCGTCGTCCTCGCCGACGAACCGACCGGCCAGCTGGACCCCGAGACGACCGACGACGTGCTGGACACCCTGTTCACCGTCCACGAGACGTTCGACACGGCGGTCTTGCTGGTGAGCCACGACCCGCGACTCGCGGGGTCGTTCGACCGCCGGTTCACGCTCGCGGACGGCTCCCTCACACCGGACTGA
- a CDS encoding DoxX family protein, whose product MATNEATVDWLGREQEFEYAGSVAGYVTVLVRLVVGYWFLMSGWTKFAFVAGTPFSAEGYLANAGGSPIAGLLAFVAETPWLLEFTNFMIPVGEFLIGLGLIVGALTRLAAFFGGVLMTLFYLGNADWAHGYVNGDLLGLLMFVLIGTFAAGRFLGVDAYLEATEFVQQRPKLRYLLG is encoded by the coding sequence ATGGCAACCAACGAAGCAACCGTCGACTGGCTCGGGCGGGAACAGGAGTTCGAATACGCGGGGTCGGTCGCCGGCTACGTGACGGTGCTGGTCCGGCTGGTGGTGGGGTACTGGTTCCTCATGTCCGGCTGGACGAAGTTCGCGTTCGTCGCGGGCACGCCGTTCAGCGCGGAGGGCTACCTGGCGAACGCCGGCGGGAGCCCCATCGCCGGGCTGCTGGCCTTCGTCGCCGAGACCCCGTGGCTCCTGGAGTTCACCAACTTCATGATCCCGGTCGGTGAGTTCCTCATCGGCCTCGGGCTGATCGTCGGGGCGCTCACCCGGCTGGCGGCGTTCTTCGGCGGGGTCCTCATGACCCTGTTCTACCTCGGGAACGCCGACTGGGCCCACGGCTACGTCAACGGCGACCTGCTCGGCCTCCTGATGTTCGTCCTCATCGGGACGTTCGCCGCGGGCCGGTTCCTCGGCGTGGACGCCTACCTCGAGGCGACCGAGTTCGTGCAACAGCGGCCGAAGCTCCGCTACCTCCTCGGGTAG
- a CDS encoding DUF1616 domain-containing protein translates to MTRPTRPGGGARLAELQRRLGADLIAVLALTAAADLFVLVPGLNGTPARPVFGLVFVLFVPGYAVVTALFPRPSGGGASDDADAGRPTAAVRIALAVVTSALVAAALGIALTFTPVGVRLFPLVAGLTAVTVGVTGYAAVRRSRLPGRVRPDPPSRGPAASADAVDRTGRDWTALDLVLAAAVVLALAGVGVAALAPSDDGGYTELYLVTENESGALVADGYPRNVSVGSERDLTLGVRNREGTATDYTVVVQLQRVARGNGTADERVTARASRPGPAGGRVVERTVLHRYTPRLDSDGTWRRQHTVSPPFAGERVRLAYLLYRGDAPDDPTVGNAYRTVYLWLTVTDSGDGDADRRRSGSAVRPVSPI, encoded by the coding sequence ATGACACGCCCCACGCGACCCGGCGGCGGCGCGCGGCTCGCCGAGCTCCAGCGGCGGCTCGGTGCGGACCTGATCGCGGTCCTCGCCCTGACGGCCGCCGCCGACCTGTTCGTGCTGGTGCCGGGGCTGAACGGGACGCCCGCGCGCCCGGTGTTCGGGCTCGTCTTCGTCCTGTTCGTGCCGGGGTACGCCGTCGTCACCGCGCTGTTCCCGCGGCCGTCGGGCGGGGGAGCGAGCGACGACGCCGACGCCGGCAGGCCGACGGCGGCCGTACGCATCGCGCTCGCCGTCGTGACGAGCGCGCTCGTCGCCGCCGCGCTCGGCATCGCGCTCACGTTCACGCCCGTCGGCGTGCGGCTGTTCCCGCTGGTCGCCGGCCTGACCGCCGTGACGGTCGGCGTGACGGGCTACGCGGCGGTCCGTCGGTCGCGGCTCCCCGGGCGCGTCCGTCCCGACCCGCCGTCGCGCGGACCCGCGGCGTCCGCCGACGCCGTCGACCGAACGGGTCGGGACTGGACGGCGCTCGACCTCGTGCTCGCCGCCGCGGTCGTCCTGGCGCTCGCCGGCGTCGGCGTCGCGGCGCTCGCCCCGTCGGACGACGGCGGGTACACGGAACTGTACCTCGTGACCGAGAACGAGTCCGGTGCCCTCGTCGCCGACGGCTACCCGCGGAACGTCAGTGTCGGCTCGGAGCGCGACCTCACGCTCGGCGTCCGAAACCGAGAAGGAACGGCGACCGACTACACGGTCGTCGTGCAACTGCAGCGCGTCGCGAGAGGGAACGGGACGGCCGACGAGCGGGTGACGGCGAGGGCGTCGCGTCCCGGCCCGGCCGGGGGCCGCGTCGTGGAGCGGACCGTGCTCCACCGCTACACGCCCCGGCTGGACTCGGACGGGACGTGGCGGCGACAGCACACCGTGTCGCCGCCGTTCGCGGGCGAGCGCGTCCGCCTCGCCTACCTGCTGTACAGGGGCGACGCCCCGGACGACCCGACGGTCGGAAACGCCTACCGGACCGTCTACCTGTGGCTCACCGTCACCGACTCCGGCGACGGGGACGCTGACCGCCGCCGTAGCGGGTCCGCGGTCCGCCCGGTTTCACCCATCTGA